The Terriglobales bacterium genomic sequence TCAGATGCTGCGCCAGGGCACCTGGTACGTCCCCACCCTCGCGCCCTACTACTACGATTCGGCTCCGGAGAACACCCCCGAGGGCCGCCGCGACCGCAAGCGCGTGGCGGTGCACGGGCCATCCTTCCAGAAGGCGCTCAAGGCGGGCGTGAAGATCGCCTACGGCACCGACGCCGGCGGCTTCCCCTGGACGGACTCGGAGGCCCAGGAGTTCGCGCGCGAGGTGGAGTTCGGCATGACGCCCATGCAGGCCATCCAGTCGGCGACCTCGAAGGCGGCCGAACTACTGGACCGCGAGGGCGAGCTGGGCGTGATCGCCCCGGGGGCGTTGGCCGACATCGTCGCCGTGGAGGGCGACCCGCTCAAGGATGTCAAAGTGCTGGAGCACGTACGCTTCGTCATGAAAGACGGGAAGGTGTACAAGGACGAGGTGAAGTAGCCTGTCGTCCATTGGCCTGTCATCCTGAGCGAGCGCGAACGGCGTGAGCGCGAGTCGAAGGACCCCTATCATCACCACGGGCGTTCACTGGGTAGGGGTCCTTCGACTGCGCTCGGCCCGCCGCGCGGGCCTCACTCCGCTCAGGATGACAGCCTGCCTATTGACACCCGCCCCGCGAAGTTCATAATGTCCCTCCATCGCGGGGTGGTGTGATGAACATCCTCAGCCTGTGTGACGACAAGCCGGCCACGGTCCCTCCCGACGCCACGGTCGCGCAGGCCATCCAGACCATGCTGGACCAGCTTGTGGGCGCCGTCGCGGTGCTGGACGCCGAGGGCAAAGTAGCCGGCATCTTCACCGAACGCGACGTGCTGCAGAAGCTGGCGCTCAGCGGCCGCGATCCCCAGCAGGTCCCGGTGCGCGAACTGATGACCACGCCGGTGGAGATGGCCACGGTAGAGACCACGCCCGGCGAGGCGCTGGCGGAGATGGTCGAATGCCACGTCCGGCATCTGCCCATCGTGGACGCGAGCGGCAAACTCCTGGGCATGCTCTCCATTCGCAACCTGCTGCAGGCGCAAGTCGATGAGCTGGCCCACGACCTGGATTCGGTCGAACAGTACCTCTCCAACGACGGCCCCGGCGGGGACTAGCCGTCCAGGTAGACGCGGCCTGCGGCTGCAGAAAAGCCCATGGCGACTTCTTCTTCCACCCAAAGCGGAGCGCGCATGCTGGCGCTGACCCGCATCGTCATCGGGATCTTCTTTCTGTTTTTCGCGCAGTACAAGCTAGCCTCGCCCGACTTCGCCCACACCGGCTACGCCAAATCCGTCACCGGCTACATCCAATCGAGCGCGGTGAGCTTCTACAAGCCCTTCCTGCATAAGACGGTGGAGCACGCCGTCGCCTCCGGCTACGCCGTGGCCATCACCGAGCTGCTCATCGGGATCTCGCTGGTGCTGGGACTGCGCGTGCGCTTTTTCTCGGTGGTGGGCGCGCTCTTCATGCTCAAC encodes the following:
- a CDS encoding CBS domain-containing protein, whose translation is MNILSLCDDKPATVPPDATVAQAIQTMLDQLVGAVAVLDAEGKVAGIFTERDVLQKLALSGRDPQQVPVRELMTTPVEMATVETTPGEALAEMVECHVRHLPIVDASGKLLGMLSIRNLLQAQVDELAHDLDSVEQYLSNDGPGGD
- a CDS encoding DoxX family membrane protein, whose protein sequence is MATSSSTQSGARMLALTRIVIGIFFLFFAQYKLASPDFAHTGYAKSVTGYIQSSAVSFYKPFLHKTVEHAVASGYAVAITELLIGISLVLGLRVRFFSVVGALFMLNLVLCTWNAPGPGPPWRYLGNQLGNIPLLCLFLVFAACRAGETWGLDDRGKRSDRIRDAYKKS